The Salvia miltiorrhiza cultivar Shanhuang (shh) chromosome 2, IMPLAD_Smil_shh, whole genome shotgun sequence DNA window gaaatacatataaaaattACAGCAGAAAATCACTGCATTGGCCCAATCGAGCTATTTTGGATGACTCTTGGACCCATATTTGAGCCTAAATATGGCTTACAGACAccgaaatttgaaataaattatttatttttgcatgtttgaaaaaaaattggcttaTTTTTGCCAACCGCTCTAAGAATGTGGCCAAGAAAAATTTCAACTCAAGTTTTGATATATATTACTAATTTGTTGTTTGTTTATTAGGTTAGATGTATGTCTAATcaactatatttttattagagaAAAGATATCAAAAAGAAATTAAGGTATTGGCTAATATTTGGCCCTCAAAGAAAGACACCAATCATATGAAGATATGTCTGTAAGGTTCTATTTAATGTTAAGAGATGCAAGTTTAAAGCTTAAAAAGAGGATGAAAAATATATCTAAAGGACGTTAGCATTAATGTGGATAAGAGTGGCAAATCCTTAGCATCAAAGTACGGACGAGGGAGAAAGGAGCCAAACGAGTGGACTACGCACATAGACCTACAGCCGCAACCCTGCGGCCATGGGAAGGGCCTTGCCtacggtcaccacccgcggccgcggtgGTACTGCGACTCATGGTGCATTTTGATACATGAAGCACCTACGGGTCCAACCGCGAGCCTCCACTCTCTATCACATTCCTAGCCGGGGTCACTACTGTGACCACGGGAAAAAAGGCCGAAAACCTCATTTTATGGCCCCATATGGGATTTTGAGCCCAAAACCCCTTTCAACCTTCATTTTTGGCTATCATTCATCACTCCACCTAATTCAaacttccccaacactccattCAAATGCATATCCTGCATTACTACCTCCAATAATCCATTTTGAAGAGCACTGGGGAAGAGATAAGAAGATTGAAGATTGCAAGACTtgaaataggatttgtcatttctaTCTGTTCCTTTGATTATGTGTTTCCTTGATTTAGGTATTTTGTTTGTAAACATGCTTGGTTAAATCCtcctttgatttggggattagacTAGATGATTTATGTAATGGATTATCATctttatttgatatatatcttgattgtatTTATTATCCCTTCAAGTCATAGTTTTATTTCTTGTATGAATGGTTGgtcaccttttgtgcatttctaatttgttgGTTTGAATCGGAAGAATATAATTAACAATACACTAGGAGCTTGAagcatatcatctcaataaaccagGAGATTGGGAGTTTGAGCGAGGGCTTATTGATCtttaatttgtgtttttggGAGTTATATGTTAGAAATTGATCGGGGACGATAGTTATGACTTGTAATATCTACTATTTTGGTCGTCCGGGAGGAGGCTAAAACTAGTTGTGAGATCGCCCTTGATAAATAGGTCATATCAAGATAAATAATGATTTATATTGAAGTCCATTGATGTCTGGTCCCTAAATCACTATGTCATTCCATTAATCCACATTTGTTGTTTGAGTTTTATTGTCATTTTCATTGTTAGGTAATTACTTAGATAAACAAACTAATCACATTGTCACATAGTCTAAATAGCCTTAGCCAATtaaattaggataatcactagaatGTGACatgtaatctaccgttttagtcgttcGTGGACTTGCAGCATAGTTAAATATTATAGCGAACATACATCTGAGTGTACCATACATTTGGATCTGACCCACGTTCCGACCTGGCGCTCTGACTTGCACCCTCTCCACATCCTAAACCCTAATATCAGCCCCCATTTCAATTatcccttttctctctcttgctcTCCCTCTTCTCACGATTCTCGCAGTCGTCTCCTAACTCGCTATAGTTTTTTAGCTCGTTGTCACCTCCTGCCTCGTCAAAGCAAGAGGAAGGCAAGGCCGCATAGAAGAAGCAGCGGCAAGCTGCGCTGAAGAAGAAGCAACATTCGTCGCGCTGCCGTCGTGGAATCGGGGTATGGTGGAGTAGAGTGTGTTGCCGGAGAAGTGCTCCTGCCGCGAGACCAGTGAGAATTTGGAGATTTAGGCAATGGATCTGAGCCGAGGCGGCGCTAGCCTACGAGTCGTCCGGTGGCCAGAGACAACCACATCGCCTCGACGACCAGAGCTCGACTCAAAAGCCGTGTTGGAGGAAGCCGACGAGAAATCATTTCCCAATGCTGCCAGCCTTGGAATCTCCGgtgatgcattaattttaacaacagatgcattaatttttactacatatgcattaattataacaatgtgttctctttggttaaaaatataatcataagaaaatgagggatataATAACGAAAATGTCTCCCCTTAAATTCCTTTTGTTCTTTTCCCTCGAATTCTCCCCTTgatcatactttttttttttaattcctgGAAGAATAATTTTATCCCTCTGttttttgtgtgataatattatccttttgGAAGTGAAAACTCAAGTTGCATCCACATGCtgcataaaaaacaaaaaatgcaaTATAGATACAAAACTCAAGCATCCATAGCATAAAAAGTTCTTCTTACTTACTTTTAAACAATATTATATTGGTCAGTACTCATTTGACATACTTATAACAAAACACTTCGTTCAATCATTCTAATCCAATGCACAATACACGAGGAATCACATGTAGTAGACAAGCATCTCAATAATATTAAGGTCACACAAAAAAGAATCAAATTTgtttaaaataatgattgaaGTGGGATTCTTGTGCGTACGTAAGACCCTGTTTGGTAGGCCTGATAAGGCTAGATAGCAAATTTATCTGGCCTTATTAGGCCGTTTGGTATCCTACATTACTAAACTAAAAGGCCCATGATATAACCTCAGCCCGTGAAAAAAGAATTATTCACCATTAGTAACTGTATCTTGCTTTGAGCCCTAGATTGCTTTTCTCCTCCGAACAGTACCCTTAAACAATTTTGTCCTACCATTCTTAACCTTCCTTGCAGCCACCATTCTCCTTCGGACGACACTAGACACTTCATCGTGTTCAGAATTTggatttttgttttgttcaagagagaaataaacaAGAGAGATTATTGCCTAAAACAGGGTTGCAATAGAATTTGGGTTTTtccttttttcaaaaaaaaatttaccttCTCTGATTTTGAACTCAATCTCACTCTCTGATTTTAGTTTTTGTTGAGTTGTTGGAGATTTACTTGATTGTTTCTAAGATGATAATAAATTAACCAAATTTTTAAATAAGAGAGCGGCGCTGGAGGGAGGAAGGTCGCGCAATGCCGATAGGTGGGACCGTTGGAGACCGACGAAGTCAACGAAAGACGTGAAGACTGGAGGGGGAGGCGGCATTGAGCCATCGTGTTCTTGGGGGTAGGGGGCGACGAAGATTTTTAGGGGTGGGGAAGAAACATGATTTTTTGCTGGGGAAAGGCGGTGCAAAATCCATTTTTGAGGTTGAGATGGGGGTGGAGGGGAGTGGGTTGGGGCAGAAGACGATGGAAGATGGAATTCTCTTTTTATCTTTTGATTTAAATTTctcaatttctttttatttttaaattaatttaaatttctcaattaatttagtataaggttaaaatagtacttttattatttaatctagattttaattaaaactatCAAACAACTATCTAAATTTTAAACTAAACAACCAAACACtaagataatttactaatctcaCCCAATCCATATTATTTTATCTAGGTTTACACCTGTCACTCTTGATTTCAACTTTAACACCGAATGAGGCCTAAAGTGATATTATCATATTAACACAAAGTAATATATTAGCGGTATTAGTTGCTCAATCAGTCAAAAACTATTTGATATGTAATTCGTAGTAACATAGTTGATTGAAAACAAACAAGACACTCGGAAGATACTTTAATACACATAACAGATTAAAATATTAGTCTTCATATACTGGAAAACATCCAGGTTGAGATATAAAATCTCTTTTAACACAGccaattcaaaaaagaaaaacctaTCTTACAATATGCAATTTTTCTGATCATGGAAGTGCACCCGGTCAACGGTTGTGGAGAATAAGCTGCTTCCTTAACCTCCACAACAGGAGCCACAAGCAGGAGCTGCACCTGAAGcaacatttatattttaagtcGATGACGAAAAGAACAGTAAAAGAGAACAGAACGGGAAAGATTAGTACATGATGAGGGAAAAACTTACTGTGATCGATTCCTCTAACGTTATCTAATCCACGGGGTGGCCCACGTGGACCACCACCGTATGGGCCACTTCCTGGACCTCCTGGACCACCACCATCCCATTTCTTGCTGGCACCGGAACCTTTCCGATAGGCTTCAGACTTCTCCATCTGCACAAGATAGGGAAGAATGAGGACATGATCTGCATTGAAACTTCCATAGTTTAGCCAGAAGAATAGGATTACCGAAAACATCGTGGCAAAAAAGGCCCGAATCAAATTGATTATGGCCCAGAAGAAGTCTGTGATTGTTTTCAGTCGCCATATTGATCTCTTATCTTTGATAACACCTGAAGAGCAGGACAGTCACTGACAAGCAAATAAATACATAGGATAGAATGAATGGACGTCATGTCCATCTACCTAACAATATCGATGCACGCATGCATCAAGTCTCGTATCATTGCAAAAGGCTTTTTTATAAAGTCATCAGGTGAAGATACACATAATAGTGCAAGAAACTAAGGGTCTTCTGGAAACTGGAAAACACGCGTATGAACTcacaaataaaatttgtgtttgtTTAAGAACCTTGAGAACAATTCTTTCGATTTTACATATCACTATCCGAAGATGGATTGACATCCAAAAAATCTGTCTTTCACAtttctaaaacaaaaaattgatTCTTACTCACATAATATTGCTTCATACAATTATATTACAGATATGATTTGACATATTGAATCAAAGTTCTTGCCACAATTATCAAACAAGTACTACTTTTAACAATCAAATCATTTCTCCCAATTCTACAAAATCGCTAACCACATACTCTTAGAGGGATTTTTTGATGACCCCAAACAAATTGGCTTCAAGCGTAGAGATACATTTACTGTTCCATTGCAGAAATTACTCAATAGGGCACGGGTCTTGCAAATTACACCCAACGGAAAATTCTAAGGTGGCTCAGGGAGAAAATGACTTGCCTAAGAGCTATCAAATATGCTTAAATAACAATAGAAGTTCTGTTCTTCTATGTGATTATCCCCACCTCAAAGAATACAGGGACAAAAAATCGGTTTTTCACTCAGATATCCTACATTTGTATACAATAATAGCATTATCCATTTAACTCTATTAAAACAAATACTACTCCCCGACTCATATTGGAAATCCATGACAACTTGACTGTCTGTTTTATGAGTTGCACACAAAAAGAAACTTCAAaatatgaaacaaaacttgttaTTCAAATCTAAAATTTCGCAATGTAAAATTATTTAACAATGAATAAAAAGAAAGGCCTTTCGTCATCTCTGAAGCGTAATAACCAGACTTTCAATGTCGGATAGATTATCGGATGAATTAAGTTCTCGACCTACACCCAAATAAAAATGCCGTAATGGAAGCTTTTCCCTAATTTCAACCTGTCAAGCAGCAACAGCAGGGATGTCTCGAATTATTGAGCGATCCATCAATTAAGACAGTAGTACATCGTCACAACAACGGAGATTTCTTATCACAAATTTATATAAGATCAACATAAACTACCACTGCAATCAATAATCAGTCATTCTGAATAAAGATTCGTGTAATATTTGCAAAAAATAGGATCGGAAATACGAAAATTGGAAATAAACATCAAATCAACTGAAGGATCGGAAGGGAAAATAACATAGATGAATTAATACCTAAACGAGTTATCAAAAGAAGTGGGGAAAAATGTACCTCTCTCAACGTATGCCATGGTGGGAACAAACGACTCTTCTCCGGAGTCTTCCTTGGTTTGTTCACAGGCTTGAAACAAATCGATATATAGAAGGGGTAGTAATCAGATGTGACCGATATCATGAGAACACCGCCAGAAGGCCGTTTGTTATTTCGACACGTAAGTCAACGATTGTTGAGTAGCTAGACCCAATCAGCGTTTGCCA harbors:
- the LOC131011978 gene encoding uncharacterized protein LOC131011978 is translated as MAYVERGVIKDKRSIWRLKTITDFFWAIINLIRAFFATMFSMEKSEAYRKGSGASKKWDGGGPGGPGSGPYGGGPRGPPRGLDNVRGIDHSAAPACGSCCGG